A genomic stretch from Candidatus Hydrogenisulfobacillus filiaventi includes:
- the yneB gene encoding Resolvase YneB, whose product MKLSDWARANGVSYKTAWLGWKQGKLPVPAHQTPTGTILVEAPEREEAGAVLYARVSSGDQRADLDRQVARLAAFAAERGLRVAKVIAEVGSGLNGHRKALMAVLRSPAYGVIIGDHQERLARFGSEYIEAALATSGRRLLVMEPDEVRDDLVQDRIDVLTSFCARLYGRRSARRRSQRALACATEEDPA is encoded by the coding sequence ATGAAACTTTCAGATTGGGCTCGCGCCAACGGCGTCTCCTATAAGACCGCCTGGCTGGGGTGGAAGCAGGGCAAGCTCCCCGTGCCCGCCCACCAGACGCCGACGGGCACGATCCTGGTCGAGGCGCCCGAGCGGGAGGAAGCCGGGGCAGTGCTGTATGCCCGGGTGTCCTCGGGTGACCAGCGGGCCGACCTGGATCGGCAGGTGGCGCGGCTGGCGGCCTTCGCGGCGGAGCGGGGGCTCCGGGTCGCGAAGGTGATCGCCGAGGTGGGCAGTGGGCTGAACGGCCATCGGAAGGCGCTGATGGCGGTGCTGCGTTCTCCCGCATACGGGGTCATCATCGGGGACCATCAGGAGCGGCTTGCGCGGTTTGGCTCAGAGTACATCGAGGCGGCGCTGGCTACGTCGGGCCGGCGACTGCTGGTCATGGAACCGGACGAGGTGCGGGACGATCTCGTGCAGGACAGGATCGACGTGCTGACCAGCTTCTGCGCCCGGCTCTACGGCCGCCGCTCGGCCCGGCGCCGGTCGCAACGAGCGCTGGCGTGCGCGACGGAGGAGGACCCCGCGTGA
- a CDS encoding protein of unknown function (Evidence 5 : Unknown function) translates to MAPWWREHSKEVYASGLEEMARAASVVRQPKGPAQGPPDGLPPLPEERARPGVGRLHHRRDPAGRPKPRRPVPDRPGADPRADPPHS, encoded by the coding sequence GTGGCTCCCTGGTGGCGGGAGCACTCCAAGGAGGTGTACGCCTCGGGGCTGGAGGAGATGGCGCGCGCTGCAAGCGTGGTCCGACAGCCGAAAGGGCCGGCGCAAGGGCCGCCGGATGGGCTTCCCCCGCTTCCGGAAGAAAGGGCGAGGCCGGGAGTCGGTAGGCTTCACCACCGGCGCGATCCGGCTGGACGACCAAAGCCACGTCGTCCTGTCCCGGATCGGCCGGGGGCGGACCCACGAGCCGACCCACCGCACTCCTGA
- a CDS encoding protein of unknown function (Evidence 5 : Unknown function) — protein MHPAAGAPWSPGPGWRPDRVEPAGGRLRPHHPSAPSPGGRGRGRPGPGPPGGRGRLPRGPPAGGTPRTAGCHPDSHRRRPAAGPQRSRPPARNLPAALGPGAVHRRLAGLSDPAADRFRFLAAAGPGAQPLQQLPLALSGGPAGSSLAARAWRSGRLQLDNDLWQAREMGAWQVFLHRWEWRAGAAVPVRRGGRPWGVVSLIANRPGIFDADLLALVARVGHTSCPRRAGPAHPPGAGAGPAGLAGTPRSPDRPAQPHRAQRAPGIGAGSGPAAWPPGSGRPARPGRLQAGQGRLRPYRRRPPAAGGRRQAAGRHAADGLCRPPGRG, from the coding sequence ATGCACCCGGCGGCTGGCGCTCCGTGGTCCCCTGGGCCAGGCTGGCGTCCTGATCGCGTTGAGCCGGCGGGAGGGCGCCTACGCCCCCACCACCCGTCAGCGCCTAGTCCGGGAGGCCGCGGACGTGGCCGGCCTGGCCCAGGCCCGCCTGGCGGGCGAGGGCGCCTCCCGCGAGGCCCGCCAGCTGGTGGAACGCCGCGAACGGCTGGATGCCACCCCGATAGCCACCGGCGACGTCCTGCTGCAGGTCCGCAGCGAAGCCGCCCTCCTGCACGAAACCTGCCAGCGGCTCTCGGGCCGGGCGCTGTTCACCGCCGTCTGGCCGGGCTGTCCGATCCCGCCGCCGACCGGTTCCGCTTCCTGGCCGCCGCCGGGCCGGGTGCCCAACCCTTGCAGCAGCTGCCCCTGGCCCTCTCCGGCGGCCCGGCCGGGTCCAGCCTCGCCGCCCGTGCCTGGCGGTCAGGTCGCCTTCAGTTGGACAATGACCTCTGGCAGGCCCGGGAGATGGGGGCCTGGCAGGTGTTCCTCCACCGGTGGGAGTGGCGGGCGGGCGCGGCCGTGCCGGTGCGGCGCGGCGGCAGGCCCTGGGGAGTTGTCAGCCTGATTGCCAACCGGCCCGGTATCTTCGACGCCGACCTGCTGGCTCTGGTGGCCCGCGTCGGCCATACTTCCTGCCCTCGACGGGCTGGACCTGCGCACCCGCCTGGAGCAGGAGCAGGCCCGGCAGGCCTGGCTGGCACGCCACGATCCCCTGACCGGCCTGCCCAACCGCACCGCGCTCAACGAGCACCTGGAATAGGCGCTGGATCGGGCCCGGCGGCATGGCCCCCGGGTAGCGGTCGCCCTGCTCGACCTGGACGACTTCAAGCAGGTCAAGGACGTCTACGGCCATACCGAAGGCGACCGCCTGCTGCAGGCGGTCGCCGCCAGGCTGCGGGCCGGCATGCGGCGGACGGACTTTGTCGCCCGCCGGGGCGGGGATGA
- a CDS encoding membrane protein of unknown function (Evidence 5 : Unknown function) codes for MQTLFWLEWMRSRDGVRRLRSDRLRTLLWGGGAAMMLLVLVVNLLHPVPVPRAPLREQQVEAALLARAALLAGLTALAWPRPVPLFQDPADVYLLGTADIPVRTPGGLALERAARRGLSRGAGGTLASVPYLVQNPWLARAAPAIVRTVAMLVTRSHLADVLAQRKLPVPWLARLALMAAVPALLHPALPALLALRLPARLAPFWPAPAFAGRLAALAAMAVLLAGLVGLTLLLAVPMPALDLPLGRPVARGRPRAGAGFPLPGRSRPAAVSRPFRFRGAWVLTEAEWRGRRRQYPWRAWGLWLLLAATATLGLAVHGSLPGPAEVDAGRLVRGRGGHARPPRDAAAPASVGTGPARIRRPLQQG; via the coding sequence ATGCAAACCCTATTCTGGTTGGAATGGATGCGTTCCCGGGACGGCGTGCGCCGGCTGCGCAGCGACCGCCTGCGGACCCTGCTGTGGGGCGGAGGCGCTGCGATGATGCTGCTGGTCCTGGTGGTCAACCTCCTGCATCCGGTGCCGGTGCCGCGGGCACCCCTGCGGGAACAGCAGGTGGAGGCCGCCCTGCTGGCCCGGGCAGCCCTCCTGGCCGGGCTCACGGCCCTGGCCTGGCCCAGGCCGGTACCCTTGTTTCAGGACCCGGCGGATGTTTACCTCCTGGGGACGGCGGACATCCCCGTCCGGACCCCTGGGGGCCTCGCCCTGGAACGAGCGGCCCGGCGCGGCCTCAGCCGGGGCGCGGGCGGCACGTTGGCCTCCGTACCCTATCTGGTGCAGAATCCTTGGCTAGCCCGGGCGGCCCCCGCCATCGTGCGCACGGTGGCCATGCTCGTCACCCGGAGTCACCTGGCTGACGTCCTGGCCCAGCGGAAGCTGCCGGTCCCGTGGTTGGCCCGCTTGGCCCTGATGGCGGCCGTACCGGCTTTGTTGCATCCCGCGCTCCCGGCCCTACTGGCCCTGCGCCTACCGGCGCGCCTAGCGCCCTTCTGGCCGGCGCCCGCCTTTGCCGGCCGCCTGGCGGCGCTGGCTGCCATGGCTGTGCTGTTGGCGGGCCTGGTGGGGCTGACGCTCCTCCTGGCGGTGCCGATGCCGGCCCTGGACCTGCCCCTCGGCCGCCCGGTAGCGCGCGGCCGTCCGCGGGCGGGCGCGGGGTTCCCCCTCCCCGGCAGGTCCAGGCCCGCAGCGGTCTCCCGCCCTTTCCGGTTCCGGGGGGCGTGGGTCCTGACGGAGGCGGAATGGCGCGGGCGCCGGCGCCAGTATCCCTGGCGGGCATGGGGCCTGTGGCTGCTGCTGGCGGCCACCGCCACCCTTGGCCTGGCCGTGCACGGGTCCCTGCCCGGCCCTGCTGAGGTGGACGCTGGCCGCCTGGTACGTGGGCGCGGTGGTCATGCCCGTCCTCCGCGTGA
- a CDS encoding protein of unknown function (Evidence 5 : Unknown function) — MVDREPGAPRRPEAVVGVDAGLRHLAVLSTGEKVPNPRPLKQVLRKLSRLNRELARRKPGSRSREEARQKLARLHAHMAHIRWDAWHKLTTRLTRTYGTIVVERLNVAEMLRNRRLSRAMADSAMAELRRLLAYKTTWYGSRLVEADPFYPSSKRCSDCGAVKDTLPLGERTCRCDACGLVLDRDANAARNLAALAAAVAGSGPETRNARGRNRSPAVRRAIPEGAGSRQGARP, encoded by the coding sequence ATGGTGGACCGCGAGCCCGGGGCGCCTCGGCGCCCGGAGGCGGTGGTGGGGGTGGATGCCGGGCTTCGGCATCTGGCGGTGCTTTCGACGGGAGAGAAGGTGCCAAACCCGCGGCCGCTCAAGCAGGTGCTCCGCAAGCTCTCCCGCCTGAACCGGGAGCTGGCGCGGCGAAAGCCGGGCAGTCGGAGTCGGGAGGAGGCGCGACAAAAGCTTGCGCGGCTGCATGCGCACATGGCCCATATTCGTTGGGACGCCTGGCACAAGCTGACGACCCGGCTGACGCGCACGTACGGAACCATCGTGGTTGAGCGTTTAAACGTGGCGGAGATGCTTCGGAACCGGCGCTTGAGTCGGGCGATGGCTGATTCGGCGATGGCAGAACTGCGACGGCTACTGGCCTACAAGACGACCTGGTACGGCTCTCGCCTCGTGGAGGCGGATCCGTTCTACCCGAGCAGCAAGCGGTGTTCCGACTGCGGCGCCGTAAAAGACACCCTGCCGCTCGGGGAGCGGACGTGCCGGTGCGACGCCTGCGGTCTCGTCCTCGACCGGGACGCGAACGCGGCCCGCAATCTTGCGGCCTTGGCGGCCGCCGTCGCCGGGAGTGGCCCGGAGACGCGAAACGCTCGTGGACGGAATCGAAGCCCCGCCGTCAGGCGGGCGATCCCGGAGGGAGCGGGAAGCCGGCAGGGCGCTCGCCCATAA
- a CDS encoding protein of unknown function (Evidence 5 : Unknown function), with amino-acid sequence MPTGPVSSTPTCWLWWPASAILPALDGLDLRTRLEQEQARQAWLARHDPLTGLPNRTALNEHLE; translated from the coding sequence TTGCCAACCGGCCCGGTATCTTCGACGCCGACCTGCTGGCTCTGGTGGCCCGCGTCGGCCATACTTCCTGCCCTCGACGGGCTGGACCTGCGCACCCGCCTGGAGCAGGAGCAGGCCCGGCAGGCCTGGCTGGCACGCCACGATCCCCTGACCGGCCTGCCCAACCGCACCGCGCTCAACGAGCACCTGGAATAG
- a CDS encoding DsbD_2 domain-containing protein, with the protein MLNLWDPHAGLAVGAALATAFLLGMVHGITPDEHTWPITFSYAIGSYSTRKGLLAGLIFSLAFTLQRALASELAYLALDRWFTMGPTIDYVVYLLVGAAMAVAGFQIMRGRHWHLFGSHRAGPETAPDLQDPRPWMPAVHGFIAGWGFGAFAILIYTVLAPAMPDAALGWLPGALFGLGTMTIQASAGALFGWVSRRLGLDPAAVRRVALITAGRTLGWGGLVFVAGGVFGLLFPGLAGFSLATGLHIHNLDHLGIALVLVMVTVLGIGLGTLISQTRYWARQARTAGTAGAGTAG; encoded by the coding sequence ATGCTGAACCTGTGGGATCCCCACGCCGGACTGGCGGTGGGGGCGGCGCTGGCCACGGCCTTCCTGCTGGGGATGGTGCATGGGATCACCCCCGACGAACACACCTGGCCCATTACTTTTAGTTACGCCATCGGCAGCTACTCCACCCGGAAGGGGCTCCTGGCCGGGCTCATCTTTTCCCTGGCTTTCACCCTGCAGCGGGCCCTGGCCAGCGAGCTGGCCTATCTGGCGCTGGACCGCTGGTTCACCATGGGCCCCACCATCGACTACGTGGTCTACCTGCTGGTCGGGGCGGCCATGGCGGTGGCCGGGTTCCAGATCATGCGGGGCCGGCATTGGCACCTCTTCGGCTCCCACCGCGCCGGGCCGGAGACGGCACCAGACCTGCAGGACCCCCGCCCCTGGATGCCGGCGGTGCACGGCTTTATCGCCGGGTGGGGCTTCGGGGCCTTTGCCATCCTGATCTACACCGTGCTGGCACCGGCTATGCCGGATGCCGCCCTAGGCTGGCTGCCGGGCGCCCTGTTCGGGTTGGGTACCATGACCATCCAGGCCAGTGCCGGCGCCCTCTTCGGCTGGGTCAGCCGCCGGTTGGGCCTTGACCCCGCGGCGGTGCGCCGGGTGGCCCTCATCACCGCCGGCCGTACCCTGGGCTGGGGCGGTCTGGTGTTCGTGGCCGGCGGTGTGTTCGGGCTCCTGTTCCCGGGCCTGGCCGGCTTCAGCCTGGCGACTGGGCTGCACATTCATAACCTGGATCACCTTGGCATCGCCCTAGTGCTGGTGATGGTGACGGTGCTGGGCATCGGCCTCGGGACCCTCATTAGTCAAACCCGTTATTGGGCGCGGCAGGCCCGGACGGCGGGCACAGCCGGGGCCGGGACCGCCGGCTAA
- a CDS encoding MFS transporter, whose amino-acid sequence MAGRMPETPPAAAPATAARTRRGWVVGAVMLAMLLASLDMTIVGTAMPSIVADLKGLSIYSWVFSAYLLTSTTPIPIYARLADMYGRKRLFLIGVGVFLLGSGLSATSRNMPELIAFRALQGVGAAGVLPVALTIVGDLFSLEQRARIQGLFSAVWGLSAVLGPLLGAVIVEHTSWRWVFGINLPVGLLVLAIVSRSFHERLAPRPHRIDWTGTVWLTFAVSLLLLGLVESGPGAVTAIVAALVLLAGFGWWERRAAEPVLPLYLLGERFLGLTNALNLAAGMVMFALISYLPLYVQGARGLPPMAAGQAITPMMVGWPLAATVAAPLLLRVGYRPVTVLGGVLIAGGYALAVSRLAGSGLYAGMFLLGTGLGFTMTTLLVVAQSAVPWDRRGTVTGAMSFFRTIGGAVGVAVAGALLNRGLARGAAGLPLPPHTRVSTLVGALTAPTGAPALPAAVDDALRQLLARTLAGIFHAGLGLAALALILTLLLPAAPAGPDA is encoded by the coding sequence ATGGCCGGACGGATGCCGGAAACCCCGCCGGCGGCGGCGCCGGCTACGGCCGCCCGCACCCGGCGGGGCTGGGTGGTGGGGGCGGTCATGCTGGCCATGCTCCTGGCTTCGCTGGACATGACCATCGTCGGCACCGCCATGCCCAGCATCGTGGCGGACTTGAAGGGACTTTCCATTTACAGTTGGGTCTTTTCCGCCTATCTGCTCACCTCCACCACCCCCATCCCTATCTACGCCCGCCTGGCTGACATGTACGGCCGCAAGCGGCTGTTCCTGATCGGGGTGGGGGTGTTCCTGCTGGGGTCGGGGCTGTCGGCCACCAGCCGCAACATGCCGGAACTCATTGCCTTCCGGGCTTTGCAAGGGGTAGGCGCGGCCGGCGTGCTGCCGGTGGCCCTCACCATCGTGGGCGACCTCTTCAGCCTCGAACAGCGTGCGCGTATCCAGGGGCTGTTCTCAGCTGTGTGGGGGCTGTCAGCGGTGCTGGGCCCGCTCCTGGGCGCCGTCATCGTGGAGCACACCAGCTGGCGCTGGGTGTTCGGCATCAACCTGCCGGTAGGCCTGCTGGTGCTGGCGATCGTCAGCAGGAGCTTCCACGAACGGCTGGCTCCGCGGCCCCACCGCATCGACTGGACGGGCACCGTCTGGCTGACCTTTGCCGTCAGCCTGCTCCTGCTGGGGCTGGTGGAGTCCGGTCCTGGCGCCGTTACCGCCATAGTCGCCGCCCTGGTGCTGCTGGCCGGCTTCGGCTGGTGGGAACGCCGGGCCGCCGAGCCGGTCCTGCCCCTCTACCTGCTGGGGGAACGCTTTCTGGGCCTGACCAACGCCCTCAACCTGGCGGCGGGGATGGTCATGTTTGCCCTCATTTCCTACCTGCCCCTGTACGTGCAGGGGGCCCGCGGGCTGCCGCCCATGGCAGCGGGGCAGGCCATCACCCCTATGATGGTGGGCTGGCCGCTGGCGGCCACGGTGGCGGCCCCCTTGCTGCTGCGCGTTGGCTACCGCCCGGTGACGGTCCTGGGCGGGGTGCTGATCGCGGGCGGCTACGCCCTGGCCGTCAGCCGTCTCGCAGGGTCCGGCCTCTATGCGGGCATGTTCCTGCTCGGCACAGGCCTGGGCTTCACCATGACCACCCTGCTGGTAGTGGCACAAAGCGCGGTTCCCTGGGACCGGCGGGGCACGGTCACAGGCGCGATGTCCTTCTTCCGCACCATCGGCGGGGCGGTGGGAGTGGCCGTCGCCGGCGCGCTCCTCAACCGGGGTCTGGCCCGGGGCGCCGCCGGCCTGCCGCTGCCGCCCCATACCCGGGTCAGCACCCTAGTGGGGGCGCTGACCGCCCCGACCGGCGCGCCGGCCCTGCCGGCCGCGGTGGACGATGCCCTACGCCAGCTGCTGGCCCGCACCCTGGCCGGCATCTTCCATGCCGGGCTGGGGCTGGCGGCCCTGGCCCTGATCCTGACCCTGCTCCTGCCTGCCGCACCCGCTGGCCCCGACGCTTAG
- a CDS encoding protein of unknown function (Evidence 5 : Unknown function), translating to MDGRLAETGERGALPAWVTAADPRRRLHRAAPDHPRRCTRRLALRGPLGQAGVLIALSRREGAYAPTTRQRLVREAADVAGLAQARLAGEGASREARQLVERRERLDATPIATGDVLLQVRSEAALLHETCQRLSGRALFTAVWPGCPIPPPTGSASWPPPGRVPNPCSSCPWPSPAARPGPASPPVPGGQVAFSWTMTSGRPGRWGPGRCSSTGGSGGRARPCRCGAAAGPGELSA from the coding sequence ATGGACGGACGCCTGGCGGAAACCGGGGAGCGGGGGGCACTGCCAGCCTGGGTGACCGCTGCCGACCCCCGGCGCCGCCTTCACCGGGCAGCCCCTGACCACCCGCGCCGATGCACCCGGCGGCTGGCGCTCCGTGGTCCCCTGGGCCAGGCTGGCGTCCTGATCGCGTTGAGCCGGCGGGAGGGCGCCTACGCCCCCACCACCCGTCAGCGCCTAGTCCGGGAGGCCGCGGACGTGGCCGGCCTGGCCCAGGCCCGCCTGGCGGGCGAGGGCGCCTCCCGCGAGGCCCGCCAGCTGGTGGAACGCCGCGAACGGCTGGATGCCACCCCGATAGCCACCGGCGACGTCCTGCTGCAGGTCCGCAGCGAAGCCGCCCTCCTGCACGAAACCTGCCAGCGGCTCTCGGGCCGGGCGCTGTTCACCGCCGTCTGGCCGGGCTGTCCGATCCCGCCGCCGACCGGTTCCGCTTCCTGGCCGCCGCCGGGCCGGGTGCCCAACCCTTGCAGCAGCTGCCCCTGGCCCTCTCCGGCGGCCCGGCCGGGTCCAGCCTCGCCGCCCGTGCCTGGCGGTCAGGTCGCCTTCAGTTGGACAATGACCTCTGGCAGGCCCGGGAGATGGGGGCCTGGCAGGTGTTCCTCCACCGGTGGGAGTGGCGGGCGGGCGCGGCCGTGCCGGTGCGGCGCGGCGGCAGGCCCTGGGGAGTTGTCAGCCTGA
- a CDS encoding protein of unknown function (Evidence 5 : Unknown function): MARIYRRLWHRLAARIRALPPDPGLQLELLRRIGERLARGYRAAAAAARERLRAPGTGRPSCAGRVRPTGTAGRQPGRGGRPATAGTGHGRTPGGNRGAGGTASLGDRCRPPAPPSPGSP, translated from the coding sequence GTGGCGCGCATCTACCGACGCCTGTGGCACCGGCTAGCCGCCCGCATCCGGGCCCTGCCGCCCGACCCTGGACTGCAGCTGGAACTGCTCCGCCGCATCGGGGAGCGGCTGGCCCGCGGCTACCGGGCGGCGGCAGCGGCCGCGCGCGAGCGCCTGCGCGCCCCAGGTACCGGCCGTCCTAGCTGCGCCGGGCGCGTCCGGCCTACTGGAACTGCTGGCCGCCAGCCTGGGCGCGGCGGCCGGCCGGCTACAGCTGGGACGGGTCATGGACGGACGCCTGGCGGAAACCGGGGAGCGGGGGGCACTGCCAGCCTGGGTGACCGCTGCCGACCCCCGGCGCCGCCTTCACCGGGCAGCCCCTGA
- a CDS encoding protein of unknown function (Evidence 5 : Unknown function) — protein MRRTDFVARRGGDEFVCVWEDLAGTADLTAVLDGLNRALAIPVPLSHGGSVPVAFSLGVTLAPRDPGPPDSLLRHADQALYYLKEYKQDRRRRWMLYPPPNGPPAAP, from the coding sequence ATGCGGCGGACGGACTTTGTCGCCCGCCGGGGCGGGGATGAATTTGTCTGCGTGTGGGAGGACCTGGCCGGGACGGCGGACCTGACTGCGGTCCTGGACGGGCTCAACCGGGCGCTGGCCATCCCCGTGCCGCTGAGCCACGGCGGGAGCGTCCCGGTGGCCTTCAGCCTGGGGGTGACCCTGGCCCCCCGCGATCCAGGGCCGCCCGATAGCCTCCTCCGCCACGCGGACCAGGCACTGTACTACCTGAAGGAATACAAACAGGACCGCCGGCGCCGCTGGATGCTCTATCCCCCGCCCAACGGCCCGCCTGCGGCCCCCTGA
- the purU gene encoding formyltetrahydrofolate hydrolase (Evidence 2a : Function from experimental evidences in other organisms; PubMedId : 8226647, 24108189; Product type e : enzyme), with product MESQDHRYRLLIACPDRPGIIAAVSDLLYGRGANITSFDQYSEGPEGGYFFMRAEFEVPAGVEEEELAAALGALAPAYGMRWSLHAAARRQRLAVFVSREDHCLNELLWQTRRGEIAADVALVISNHPDAEEAVRAFGIPFYHIPVPPGGKARAEAQALELLEGRVDTIVLARYMQILSPDFVARFPARIINIHHSFLPAFVGPRPYQQAYERGVKLIGATAHYVTADLDAGPIIEQDVQRVDHRHRLADFRRIGRHIERMVLARAVAWHVEDRVLVHDNRTVVFPR from the coding sequence GTGGAGTCCCAGGACCACCGTTACCGGTTGCTCATTGCCTGCCCGGACCGGCCGGGCATCATCGCTGCCGTCTCCGACCTCCTCTACGGGCGGGGGGCCAACATCACCTCGTTCGACCAGTATTCGGAAGGACCGGAGGGCGGCTATTTCTTTATGCGGGCGGAATTTGAAGTGCCGGCCGGGGTGGAGGAGGAGGAGCTGGCGGCGGCGTTAGGGGCCCTGGCCCCTGCTTATGGCATGCGCTGGAGCCTCCACGCCGCGGCCCGCCGCCAGCGGTTGGCCGTGTTCGTGTCCCGGGAGGATCACTGCCTGAACGAGCTCCTATGGCAGACCCGGCGCGGGGAGATTGCGGCCGATGTAGCGCTGGTCATCAGCAACCACCCCGACGCTGAGGAGGCGGTGCGGGCCTTCGGAATCCCCTTCTACCACATCCCCGTGCCCCCGGGCGGCAAGGCCCGCGCCGAGGCCCAGGCGCTCGAGCTTCTCGAGGGCCGGGTGGACACCATCGTGCTTGCCCGCTACATGCAAATCCTGTCCCCGGACTTTGTGGCCCGCTTCCCGGCCCGCATCATCAATATCCACCATTCCTTCCTGCCCGCCTTTGTGGGCCCGCGTCCTTATCAGCAGGCCTACGAGCGGGGGGTGAAGCTGATTGGGGCCACCGCCCATTATGTGACCGCCGACCTCGATGCCGGACCCATCATTGAGCAGGACGTGCAGCGGGTCGACCATCGGCACCGCCTGGCCGACTTCCGCCGCATTGGCCGGCACATCGAGCGCATGGTGCTGGCCCGGGCGGTGGCCTGGCATGTAGAAGACCGGGTGTTGGTGCATGACAACCGCACGGTGGTGTTCCCCCGCTAA
- a CDS encoding conserved membrane protein of unknown function (Evidence 4 : Unknown function but conserved in other organisms), protein MTVNSRAGGVPARIPPAVARSVREVVLGVNDGLVSITGILVGVTASRMALHQVLIAGWAAVVAATLSMALGTYLSVSAQNEFFRAQKAREVYEVHTVPHEERQEVAGIYRAQGFTPEQVDWLTAHTTADPERWVDFMMRHEIGIVLDSLDSPWHAALVMAAAVLGGALPPLLPFLLAPSTGAALPWAIALAVLTAFGLGAVKAVVAGSGPWRSGVQFVLAIAAAVLGGAAGGHLLGQWLG, encoded by the coding sequence ATGACCGTGAACAGCCGGGCGGGCGGCGTGCCCGCCCGCATCCCGCCGGCGGTGGCCCGCTCTGTGCGTGAGGTGGTGCTGGGGGTCAACGACGGGCTGGTGTCTATCACCGGCATCCTGGTGGGGGTGACGGCCTCCCGCATGGCCCTGCACCAGGTGCTGATTGCGGGCTGGGCGGCGGTGGTGGCGGCCACCCTGTCGATGGCCCTGGGGACCTACCTCTCCGTATCGGCGCAGAACGAGTTCTTCCGGGCCCAGAAGGCGCGCGAGGTGTACGAGGTCCACACGGTACCCCACGAGGAACGGCAGGAGGTGGCGGGAATCTACCGTGCCCAGGGCTTCACCCCGGAGCAGGTGGATTGGCTGACCGCGCACACCACCGCCGACCCCGAACGCTGGGTGGACTTCATGATGCGGCACGAGATCGGCATCGTTCTGGACAGCCTGGATTCCCCCTGGCATGCTGCCCTGGTAATGGCTGCGGCCGTGCTGGGCGGGGCCCTGCCGCCGCTGCTGCCCTTCCTGCTGGCGCCGTCGACCGGAGCCGCCCTGCCTTGGGCCATCGCTCTGGCGGTGCTGACCGCTTTCGGCCTGGGGGCGGTCAAGGCGGTGGTGGCGGGTTCTGGCCCTTGGCGCAGCGGGGTGCAGTTTGTCCTGGCGATCGCGGCCGCAGTGCTGGGTGGGGCCGCGGGCGGCCACCTGCTGGGGCAGTGGCTGGGCTAG
- a CDS encoding DrsE domain-containing protein, which yields MAMMPDIEQQPADLVIILITGPENPKRLPSAFFLAAAAAVQEQNVVMYFTGPATELLRKGVAENLYPMPGGKSVKDFMKLARDNGVQIMGCVQSLDLNGMTKEDLAEELPLFTPTQALPALATAGRILTW from the coding sequence ATGGCCATGATGCCCGACATCGAGCAGCAGCCCGCCGACCTGGTCATCATCCTCATCACCGGCCCTGAGAACCCCAAGCGTCTGCCGTCGGCCTTCTTTCTGGCCGCAGCCGCGGCGGTACAGGAACAGAATGTCGTGATGTATTTCACCGGTCCGGCTACCGAGCTCCTGCGCAAGGGAGTCGCCGAGAACCTCTATCCCATGCCGGGGGGCAAGAGTGTGAAGGACTTTATGAAACTGGCACGGGACAATGGCGTGCAAATCATGGGCTGCGTCCAGTCCCTGGACTTGAACGGCATGACCAAGGAGGACCTGGCCGAGGAACTGCCCCTGTTCACCCCCACCCAGGCGCTGCCGGCCCTGGCCACTGCCGGCCGCATCCTGACCTGGTAG
- a CDS encoding protein of unknown function (Evidence 5 : Unknown function) — MKTLQAFRFALDPSPRVERALASHVGARRFAFNWGLALVKARLNARARGETVAVPWTLPALRRE; from the coding sequence GTGAAGACGCTCCAGGCCTTCCGGTTTGCCCTGGATCCCTCCCCCCGCGTCGAGCGGGCGCTGGCCTCCCACGTGGGGGCGCGGCGGTTCGCCTTCAATTGGGGACTGGCCCTCGTGAAGGCCCGCCTCAACGCCCGCGCCCGGGGCGAGACCGTGGCGGTGCCCTGGACGCTGCCCGCCCTGCGACGCGAGTAG